In Paenibacillus stellifer, the DNA window GGAATCCGGCCGGATCAATCCTCCGATAATCTGGAGCAGCGTGCTTTTGCCACAGCCGGAAGGCCCGACGATCGACACGAACTCCTGGCGGCTGACGGTCAGGGAGACGTTGTCCAGGACCTGTAGGCTCTGTCCTTTCTGGCGGAACGATTTGGAGACGCCGGATACGTTCAGAGCGGGCGATTGAGAGGCCGGCTCAGGGACGCCGGAGCCGGGTATATTCATAGGCTTCATAAGGCCGCTCCTTTCAAGGCTCCCAGGATCTGACGTCTATTCATGCTTGCGGGGCTTCCAGCGGATCAGCCACTTCTCCAGCAAGGCGACGGCGGCGAACAGCAGAAGACTGAGCAGAACAATCAGAATAATGGCGAGAAACATGCGGTCCGTGCGGTAGGCCGCTTTCTGCAACTGCATGTAATAGCCCAGTCCTTCGCCGGAGCCGACCAGCTCGGCGACGACCGCGCCGGTCACGGCATAGGCTGCGGAAATTTTGATGCCCGAGAATAGCGAGGGCAGCGAGTGCGGCAGCTCGAGCTTGGTGAATATTTGCCACCGCGAGGCGCCGGCCATCTTCATGTAGTTCAGCATGACCCGGTCGGTCTGGGCCAGTCCGCCCAGGCCGGCAACGGCGACGGGAAAGAAGCAGACCAGCGTGATAAGAATCACCTTCGGCAGCAGACCGAAGCCGAACCAGATGACGAGCAGCGGACCGAGCGCGACGATGGGCACATTCTGGCTCAGAATGAGCAGCGGGTAGAACGCCCGCGACAGACCGGGCAGCAGATAGAGTATCATGGCAGCAAGGATACCGGTCAGCACGCCGATCGGGAAGCCGATGAGAGTCAGCCGCAGCGTCGCCAGCATATGGCCCCTGAGCGAAGCGGAGCCTGCCGACGCCTCTTTCCAGAGATCGGAGGGGGCGGGCAGGACCCATTTTTCAATATGAAACCAGGAGACCGACAGCTGCCACAGTGCGAGGAACAGAATGACCGTCAGCAGCGGCGGCCAGATTTTATTCCAAAGGGAATTCACGGACGATATTTCTCCGTCAGTCCGTCCATGCTGATTCCGCCCGGATAATGGGCGATTTTGATTTGGGAGATGACGCTCGGGCAGCCGGCTTCAATCAGTGCTTCCTGCATCTCCTTCACGATCTCCAGCAGTTCCGGCAGCTCGCCTTCCATTGTCGTCTCCAGCGCGTTCACCTGATGCTTCACGCCGGAGCGCTGAATGACCTCAATCGCTGTGTCCACATAGGGGATCGAATCTTCGCCTCCCGGCGTCTTCGGAATGACCTGAATGCTCAGCAGTGTGCTTGCCATAATTATCTCTTCCTTTCGGTTGTATGGAATCTAAGCAAAGGGCGGTCTTACTGTCCGTCCGGCAAAAAATCGTTCGTGAACGCCTTGGAAGATTCAAGCGGCTGATCGAGCAGCTTCAGCCCGTACATCCAGTCCGCGTAATTCTTCCATACCTCGGCCTTCTGCTCGCCCCAGCGGGAAGCGTCGTCCTTGTATTTCGGACTGAGCCATTTCTGGCTCGCCTGCACGAGATCGGCATCCAGATCCGGCACCGCCTTGATCAGGATGTCCGCGGCTTCCTTCGGATGGTCGATCGCGTACTGATAGCCCTTCGACGTCGCTTTCAGGAAAGCCTTCACCACTTCGGGGTGATCGGCGATTTCCTTCTCGCTGGTCGTCAGCACCGGCGTATAGTAATCGAGCTGCGGCGCATAGTCTTTCAGGTACAGCATATCGAGCGGCTCGTTCCGGAGCTCGGCCTGAATGCCTGTCCATCCGTAGA includes these proteins:
- a CDS encoding thiamine-binding protein: MASTLLSIQVIPKTPGGEDSIPYVDTAIEVIQRSGVKHQVNALETTMEGELPELLEIVKEMQEALIEAGCPSVISQIKIAHYPGGISMDGLTEKYRP
- a CDS encoding ABC transporter permease, encoding MNSLWNKIWPPLLTVILFLALWQLSVSWFHIEKWVLPAPSDLWKEASAGSASLRGHMLATLRLTLIGFPIGVLTGILAAMILYLLPGLSRAFYPLLILSQNVPIVALGPLLVIWFGFGLLPKVILITLVCFFPVAVAGLGGLAQTDRVMLNYMKMAGASRWQIFTKLELPHSLPSLFSGIKISAAYAVTGAVVAELVGSGEGLGYYMQLQKAAYRTDRMFLAIILIVLLSLLLFAAVALLEKWLIRWKPRKHE